The following are encoded together in the Bradyrhizobium algeriense genome:
- a CDS encoding DMT family transporter: MALSPNIRGSLLMAVSMAAFTVVDTITKAVSSEMNIGQVMLVRGLFAVLLVAAFAYQQAALRPLHTLMLRPVALRVLGEIGGTISFMVALVHLPLANTSAILQALPLAITLGAAVIFREPVGWRRWSAIVAGFIGVLIIVRPGLAGFSQYSLLALVSVAFCALRDLATRRIPAKIPSLFITLLTAVTVTTAGGVILVPLGGWTPPSTGALGLMALAAVLLLIGYQCIITALRTGDISAVAPFRYSALLWAMLLGYLVFGDAPDVMMVTGASIIVLSGLYAFYRERIRHRALAAESSGLPPDGL, encoded by the coding sequence TTGGCACTCTCACCGAATATTCGCGGCAGCCTGCTCATGGCGGTGTCCATGGCGGCGTTCACTGTGGTTGACACCATCACCAAGGCGGTGTCGTCAGAGATGAACATCGGCCAGGTGATGCTGGTGCGCGGGCTGTTTGCAGTTCTGCTGGTCGCGGCGTTCGCGTACCAACAGGCCGCGCTGCGGCCGCTGCACACGCTGATGCTGAGGCCAGTGGCGCTCAGGGTGCTGGGCGAGATCGGCGGCACGATCTCGTTCATGGTGGCGCTGGTGCATCTGCCGCTTGCCAACACCTCGGCGATCCTCCAGGCGCTGCCGCTGGCGATCACGCTCGGCGCTGCCGTGATATTCCGCGAGCCGGTCGGCTGGCGGCGCTGGTCGGCGATCGTGGCCGGCTTTATCGGCGTGCTCATCATCGTGCGGCCGGGACTTGCCGGCTTCAGCCAGTACTCGCTGTTGGCACTGGTATCGGTCGCCTTCTGCGCGCTGCGCGATCTCGCGACCCGGCGGATCCCCGCAAAGATCCCGTCGCTGTTCATCACCTTGCTGACTGCCGTGACGGTGACGACCGCCGGCGGCGTGATCCTCGTTCCGCTCGGCGGCTGGACGCCGCCGTCGACAGGCGCGCTCGGCCTCATGGCGCTGGCCGCCGTGCTGCTCCTGATCGGCTACCAATGCATCATCACGGCGCTGCGCACTGGCGACATCTCGGCGGTGGCGCCGTTCCGCTATTCCGCGCTGCTGTGGGCGATGCTGCTCGGCTATCTCGTGTTCGGCGACGCGCCCGACGTGATGATGGTGACGGGCGCCTCGATCATCGTACTGTCCGGCCTCTACGCCTTCTACCGCGAGCGCATCCGCCACCGCGCGCTGGCGGCGGAATCATCCGGCCTGCCGCCCGACGGGTTGTGA
- a CDS encoding NIPSNAP family protein gives MIQQLRIYEIFENNKAAFHARFRDHAARIMQTRYGFRIVAMWETKFGDRTGFAYLLEWPDEATKTAAWSAFMADTEWSDIKRVTHAEHGSMVGQIEDRLLVPTDYSPAKGRSLFAISA, from the coding sequence ATGATTCAGCAACTGCGCATCTACGAAATATTCGAGAACAACAAGGCTGCGTTCCACGCCCGCTTTCGCGATCACGCCGCGCGCATCATGCAAACCAGATACGGTTTCCGGATCGTCGCGATGTGGGAGACCAAATTCGGCGACAGGACCGGGTTCGCCTACCTGCTGGAATGGCCCGACGAGGCAACCAAGACTGCTGCATGGTCGGCCTTCATGGCCGATACCGAATGGTCCGACATCAAGCGCGTGACGCATGCGGAACACGGCTCGATGGTCGGCCAGATCGAGGACCGCTTGCTGGTGCCAACAGATTATTCGCCGGCGAAAGGCAGGAGCCTCTTTGCGATCTCCGCATAG
- a CDS encoding SDR family oxidoreductase: MGRLEGKSVVITGAGSGIGRAASVLFSREGAKLVIVDRTEGVKETAKLVSDAGGIVEAVMADAGSESDVKAFIDKAVAKYGRLDAIWANAGVSGGLVPLAEQTVDHWQEVLRVNLIGPFLAIKHSMPHMIKQKSGSIVCTASVAGLKAGASGHPYGASKAGVISLVQTTAYSLSGTGVRINAVCPGLIETGMTKPVFDRAKERGTQDKIGQLNPLKRPGQPHELAAMGLFLASDDASYVNGQAIPVDGGLTASMPYTGKPI, translated from the coding sequence ATGGGCCGCCTCGAAGGCAAATCCGTCGTCATCACAGGTGCTGGAAGCGGCATCGGGCGCGCCGCGTCGGTGCTGTTCTCCAGGGAAGGCGCGAAGCTCGTCATCGTCGATCGCACCGAGGGCGTGAAGGAAACCGCAAAACTCGTCAGCGATGCCGGCGGCATCGTCGAAGCCGTGATGGCGGATGCGGGTTCCGAAAGCGACGTGAAGGCCTTCATCGATAAGGCGGTCGCGAAATATGGCAGGCTCGACGCGATCTGGGCCAATGCCGGCGTCAGCGGCGGGCTGGTGCCGCTCGCCGAGCAGACCGTCGACCATTGGCAGGAAGTCTTGCGCGTCAATCTCATCGGGCCGTTCCTGGCGATCAAGCATTCGATGCCGCACATGATCAAGCAGAAGTCCGGTTCGATCGTCTGCACCGCCTCGGTCGCCGGCCTCAAGGCCGGCGCCAGCGGTCACCCTTACGGCGCGAGCAAGGCCGGCGTCATCAGCCTGGTGCAGACCACCGCCTACTCGCTGTCCGGCACTGGCGTCCGCATCAACGCGGTATGTCCCGGCCTGATCGAAACCGGCATGACCAAGCCGGTGTTCGACCGCGCCAAGGAGCGCGGCACCCAGGACAAGATCGGCCAGCTCAATCCGCTGAAGCGCCCGGGCCAGCCGCACGAACTCGCGGCGATGGGACTGTTCCTCGCCAGCGATGACGCCTCCTACGTCAACGGCCAGGCGATCCCGGTCGACGGCGGCCTCACCGCATCGATGCCGTACACCGGCAAGCCGATTTAG
- a CDS encoding histidine phosphatase family protein, with amino-acid sequence MSNPDRPRVIATRWWWVRHAPVREDNGCIYGQKDLGCDTSDRVVFEAVGKILPRNAVWYASNLKRTHQTADAIWAAGFPKPSDMPHVNAFAEQHLGEWQGLNRAAFLASRPIGSHWLTEIDEPAPGGESFIDLYNRTCGAIERINAEQAGRDVIVVAHGGTIRAAVGLALGQPERGLAFDIDNCSVTRLDYLSSANYTGWRLPMVNQQPWIADASHNAMHQPAGPEVKPPETKLA; translated from the coding sequence ATGTCCAATCCAGACAGACCGCGGGTAATTGCGACGCGATGGTGGTGGGTTCGCCATGCGCCGGTCCGCGAAGATAACGGCTGCATTTACGGGCAAAAGGATCTTGGCTGTGACACCAGCGATCGGGTGGTGTTCGAAGCGGTCGGAAAAATCCTACCGCGCAATGCGGTCTGGTATGCAAGCAATCTGAAGCGAACGCACCAGACCGCGGACGCTATCTGGGCCGCCGGCTTTCCTAAGCCGTCAGATATGCCGCACGTGAATGCATTTGCCGAACAGCATCTCGGTGAGTGGCAAGGCCTGAATCGCGCGGCGTTCCTCGCCAGCCGGCCGATCGGCAGCCACTGGCTTACTGAGATCGACGAACCCGCGCCCGGCGGCGAGAGTTTCATTGACCTGTACAATCGCACATGCGGCGCCATCGAGCGCATCAACGCCGAGCAGGCGGGCAGGGACGTCATCGTCGTTGCGCATGGCGGCACGATCAGGGCCGCTGTCGGGCTTGCACTCGGTCAGCCAGAGAGAGGTCTCGCCTTCGATATCGACAATTGTTCGGTGACGCGGCTCGATTATCTCTCAAGCGCGAATTACACCGGCTGGCGGCTGCCGATGGTTAACCAGCAGCCCTGGATCGCGGACGCTTCGCACAACGCGATGCATCAGCCGGCAGGGCCCGAGGTGAAGCCGCCGGAGACGAAACTCGCTTGA
- a CDS encoding SDR family oxidoreductase produces the protein MSLFDMTGKVAVITGSTRGIGRAIAERMAEHGAKVVISSRKQDVCDQVTKEVNEKFGKGTAVAIAANISSKENLQNLVDESNRAFGKIDVLVCNAASNPYYGPLGGISDDQFRKILDNNIVANNWLISMVVPQMIERKDGSIVIVSSIGGLKGSTVLGAYAISKAADMQLARNLACEYGKHNIRVNCIAPGLIKTDFAKALWDNPETLKASTARSPLLRIGVPDEIAGAAVLMGSKAGDFMTGQTIVIDGGATIS, from the coding sequence ATGAGCTTGTTCGATATGACCGGGAAAGTCGCCGTCATCACTGGCTCCACGCGCGGCATCGGCCGTGCCATCGCCGAGCGCATGGCCGAACACGGCGCCAAGGTGGTGATCTCCTCGCGCAAGCAGGACGTCTGCGACCAGGTCACCAAGGAGGTCAACGAAAAGTTCGGTAAGGGGACGGCGGTCGCGATCGCCGCGAACATTTCCAGCAAGGAAAATCTACAGAACCTGGTCGATGAATCCAACCGCGCCTTCGGCAAGATCGACGTGCTGGTCTGCAACGCCGCATCCAATCCCTATTACGGTCCGCTCGGCGGCATTTCCGATGACCAGTTCCGAAAAATCCTCGACAATAACATCGTTGCCAACAACTGGCTGATCTCGATGGTCGTGCCGCAGATGATCGAGCGCAAGGACGGCTCGATCGTGATCGTGTCCTCGATCGGCGGCCTGAAGGGGTCGACCGTGCTCGGCGCCTACGCGATCTCGAAGGCGGCCGACATGCAGCTCGCGCGCAACCTCGCCTGCGAATACGGCAAGCACAATATTCGCGTGAACTGCATCGCGCCCGGCTTGATCAAGACCGATTTTGCCAAGGCGCTGTGGGACAATCCGGAGACGCTGAAGGCGTCCACCGCGCGTTCGCCGCTGCTCCGCATCGGCGTGCCCGACGAGATCGCGGGCGCCGCGGTCCTGATGGGATCGAAGGCCGGCGACTTCATGACCGGCCAGACCATCGTGATCGACGGCGGGGCGACGATTAGTTGA
- a CDS encoding serine hydrolase domain-containing protein, which produces MNAQTAARQTSAPQTPALPDAKPETIGLSSVRLQSMSDAFRREVDKGTLPGATVMVARRGQVGWFDAIGRQSPAAATPMAHDSIFRIFSMTKPIVSVGIMMLVEDGHFVLGDPVAKFIPEFAEQKVGVENNGKLELVPVKRQMTVQDLLRHTSGLTYDHTGNGLVQQLYQQSRLRSRKITNAEHATIIAGMPLICQPGAEWNYSRSTDVLGRIIEVVSGKSLGAFLTERILAPLQMAETAFHTPEANAGRLAEPFPTDPWNGDKVQLFNMLEKPAMESGGGGLVSTTMDYARFCQMLLNGGALDGNRIIGRKTLELMASDHLTAGVKVDSPLMPPGHGFGLGFAVRTHRGIAPFPGSLGQFFWSGMAGTFFFIDPAEDLFTVFMMQGPGQREYIRNLLRDLVYAAVE; this is translated from the coding sequence ATGAACGCGCAGACCGCCGCCCGGCAGACGTCCGCCCCCCAGACCCCCGCCCTCCCCGACGCCAAGCCGGAAACGATCGGGCTCTCGAGCGTACGCCTGCAGTCTATGTCGGATGCCTTCCGGCGTGAGGTCGACAAGGGAACCCTGCCCGGCGCGACCGTGATGGTGGCGCGGCGCGGTCAGGTCGGCTGGTTCGATGCGATCGGCCGGCAGAGCCCGGCGGCGGCCACGCCGATGGCGCATGATAGCATCTTCCGTATCTTCTCGATGACCAAGCCGATCGTCTCCGTCGGCATCATGATGCTGGTCGAGGACGGCCACTTCGTCCTGGGTGACCCCGTCGCAAAATTCATTCCGGAGTTTGCCGAGCAGAAGGTCGGCGTCGAGAACAACGGCAAGCTCGAGCTGGTACCGGTGAAGCGGCAGATGACCGTGCAGGACCTGCTGCGGCACACCTCGGGCCTGACCTACGACCACACCGGCAACGGCCTGGTCCAGCAGCTCTACCAGCAGTCCCGGCTACGCAGCCGCAAGATCACCAACGCCGAACACGCGACCATAATCGCCGGCATGCCGCTGATCTGCCAGCCCGGCGCGGAATGGAATTACAGCCGCTCGACCGATGTGCTCGGCCGCATCATCGAGGTTGTCTCCGGCAAATCGCTCGGCGCCTTCCTGACCGAACGCATCCTGGCGCCGCTGCAGATGGCGGAGACCGCATTCCATACGCCGGAAGCGAATGCCGGCCGCCTCGCCGAACCGTTCCCGACCGATCCCTGGAATGGCGACAAGGTGCAGCTCTTCAACATGCTTGAGAAGCCTGCGATGGAATCCGGCGGCGGCGGGCTGGTCTCGACCACGATGGACTATGCGCGCTTCTGCCAGATGCTGCTCAACGGCGGTGCGCTGGACGGCAACAGGATCATCGGCCGCAAGACGCTGGAGCTGATGGCCTCGGATCACCTTACCGCCGGCGTGAAGGTCGACTCACCGCTGATGCCGCCCGGCCACGGTTTTGGCCTCGGCTTCGCGGTCCGCACTCACAGAGGGATAGCGCCGTTCCCGGGCTCGCTCGGCCAGTTCTTCTGGAGCGGCATGGCCGGCACGTTCTTCTTCATCGATCCCGCCGAGGACCTGTTCACGGTGTTCATGATGCAGGGCCCCGGCCAACGCGAATATATCCGCAACCTGCTGCGGGATCTGGTGTACGCCGCGGTGGAGTGA
- the secE gene encoding preprotein translocase subunit SecE, with the protein MAFSPFKFLQEVRSETAKVTWPTRRETTITTIMVFVMVALASIFFFMSDLVIRFVVTFLLGVH; encoded by the coding sequence ATGGCTTTCAGCCCGTTCAAATTCCTGCAGGAAGTGCGCTCGGAGACCGCCAAGGTCACCTGGCCGACGCGCCGCGAGACAACGATCACCACGATCATGGTGTTCGTGATGGTTGCACTGGCGTCGATCTTCTTTTTCATGTCGGATCTGGTGATCCGCTTCGTTGTCACTTTCCTGCTGGGCGTCCACTGA
- the nusG gene encoding transcription termination/antitermination protein NusG, translating into MDKRWYIVHAYSNFEKKVSESIREQAKQRGLEDLFEQVLVPTEKVTEVRRGRKIDAERKFFPGYVLVKMKLTDEAFHLIKNTPKVTGFLGAENKPMPISESEAMRILHQVQEGVERPKASVSFEIGENVRVADGPFASFSGVVEEIDEARSRVKVAVSIFGRATPVELEFGQVEKV; encoded by the coding sequence ATGGACAAGCGCTGGTATATCGTTCACGCCTATTCGAACTTCGAGAAAAAGGTCTCGGAATCGATCCGGGAACAGGCGAAGCAGCGCGGGCTTGAGGATCTGTTCGAGCAGGTGCTGGTGCCGACCGAAAAGGTCACCGAAGTACGCCGCGGCCGCAAGATCGATGCCGAGCGCAAGTTCTTCCCGGGCTACGTGCTGGTGAAGATGAAGCTGACCGACGAGGCGTTCCATCTGATCAAGAACACGCCCAAGGTCACCGGCTTCCTCGGCGCTGAAAACAAGCCGATGCCGATCTCCGAATCCGAGGCGATGCGAATCCTGCATCAGGTGCAGGAAGGCGTCGAACGTCCGAAGGCGTCGGTGTCGTTCGAAATCGGCGAGAACGTCCGCGTGGCCGATGGCCCGTTCGCGTCGTTCTCCGGCGTGGTTGAAGAAATTGACGAGGCGCGTTCGCGCGTGAAGGTCGCGGTGTCGATCTTCGGCCGCGCCACGCCCGTCGAACTGGAATTCGGTCAGGTCGAGAAGGTCTGA
- the rplK gene encoding 50S ribosomal protein L11: protein MAKKVTGYLKLQVPAGAANPSPPIGPALGQRGLNIMEFCKAFNAQTQKEEKNTPIPVIITIYADRSFTFEMKTPPMSHFLKQAAKIQSGSKAPGRDKAGQVTRAQVREIAEKKMKDLNCDSIDAAMKMVEGSARSMGLEVAG, encoded by the coding sequence ATGGCAAAGAAAGTGACCGGATACCTGAAATTGCAGGTGCCGGCCGGTGCGGCGAATCCTTCGCCCCCGATCGGTCCCGCGCTTGGTCAGCGCGGTCTCAACATCATGGAATTCTGCAAGGCGTTCAACGCGCAGACGCAGAAGGAAGAAAAGAACACCCCGATCCCGGTGATCATCACCATCTATGCGGACCGTTCCTTCACCTTCGAGATGAAGACGCCGCCGATGTCCCACTTCCTCAAGCAGGCCGCCAAGATCCAGTCCGGTTCGAAAGCTCCGGGCCGCGACAAGGCCGGCCAGGTGACCCGCGCGCAGGTGCGCGAGATCGCCGAGAAGAAGATGAAGGATCTCAATTGCGATTCCATCGATGCGGCCATGAAGATGGTCGAGGGCTCCGCCCGTTCGATGGGTCTGGAAGTTGCGGGGTAA
- the rplA gene encoding 50S ribosomal protein L1, with amino-acid sequence MAIGKRLKKAREGVDREKLYPLADAIKMVKERAKSKFDETIEIAINLGVDPRHADQMVRGVVNLPNGTGRTLRVGVFARGAKAEEAKAAGADVVGAEDLVEKVQGGNIDFDRCIATPDMMPLVGRLGKVLGPRGMMPNPKIGTVTMDVATAVKGAKGGSVEFRVEKAGIVQAGVGKASFSEEKLVQNVKALADAVAKAKPAGAKGTYIQRVAVSSTMGPGVKVEPGTLLG; translated from the coding sequence ATGGCAATCGGAAAACGTTTGAAGAAGGCCCGCGAGGGTGTCGACCGCGAGAAGCTCTATCCGCTCGCGGATGCCATCAAGATGGTCAAGGAACGCGCCAAGTCGAAGTTCGACGAGACGATCGAGATCGCGATCAATCTTGGCGTCGACCCGCGTCACGCCGACCAGATGGTTCGCGGCGTCGTCAACCTGCCGAACGGCACCGGCCGCACCTTGCGCGTCGGCGTGTTCGCCCGCGGCGCGAAAGCGGAAGAAGCCAAGGCAGCAGGTGCTGACGTCGTCGGCGCCGAAGACCTGGTCGAGAAGGTGCAGGGCGGCAACATCGATTTCGATCGTTGTATCGCCACCCCCGACATGATGCCGCTGGTCGGCCGCCTCGGTAAGGTGCTCGGCCCGCGCGGCATGATGCCGAACCCGAAGATCGGCACCGTGACGATGGATGTCGCCACCGCCGTGAAGGGCGCCAAGGGCGGCTCGGTCGAATTCCGCGTCGAGAAGGCCGGCATCGTGCAGGCCGGCGTCGGCAAGGCCTCGTTCTCCGAGGAAAAGCTGGTGCAGAACGTGAAAGCGCTTGCGGACGCGGTGGCGAAGGCAAAGCCCGCCGGCGCCAAGGGCACCTACATCCAGCGCGTGGCGGTCTCCTCCACCATGGGCCCGGGCGTCAAGGTCGAGCCGGGCACGCTGCTCGGCTAG
- a CDS encoding 2-hydroxyacid dehydrogenase has product MPEKVLIYSRFPKAQMERFGERFELLNAAGKPPNEVFSAEQLADIRAMITAGGTPLRGEAMDLMPKLGAIVCYGTGYDGVDLAAAAKRGIAVGHSPGANAASVADIAVTLMLATTRRLLAADDYVRGGSWAAAKPSPMMRPQAGMLGRKIGVYGMGEIGRKIAARVAAFETEVGYFSRSKHDVPYQYFPTLDGLAEWCSVLMIAVRAGADTNHAVGADVLKKLGKDGYIVNISRGSVIDQPALIAALTDQTIAGAGLDVYAKEPHAPDALTALPNVVLSPHIGGHTLESHVAMQDCVLANLDAFFAGKPLPYKVPLG; this is encoded by the coding sequence ATGCCCGAGAAGGTCCTGATCTATTCGCGTTTTCCAAAAGCCCAGATGGAGCGTTTCGGCGAGCGTTTTGAGCTCCTGAACGCGGCCGGCAAGCCGCCCAATGAAGTGTTTTCCGCCGAACAGCTCGCCGACATTCGCGCGATGATCACGGCCGGCGGCACGCCGCTTCGCGGCGAGGCGATGGATCTCATGCCGAAATTGGGCGCCATCGTCTGCTACGGCACCGGTTATGACGGCGTCGATCTGGCGGCGGCGGCGAAGCGCGGCATCGCGGTCGGCCACAGCCCGGGGGCGAATGCGGCATCCGTCGCCGACATCGCGGTCACCCTGATGCTGGCCACCACGCGGCGACTGCTCGCGGCTGACGACTATGTGCGGGGCGGCAGCTGGGCCGCCGCAAAGCCGTCACCGATGATGCGACCGCAGGCCGGGATGCTGGGCCGCAAAATCGGCGTCTACGGCATGGGCGAGATCGGCCGCAAGATCGCGGCGCGCGTCGCCGCGTTCGAGACCGAGGTCGGCTATTTCAGCCGCAGCAAGCACGACGTTCCCTATCAATATTTTCCGACGCTCGATGGGCTGGCCGAATGGTGCAGCGTGCTGATGATCGCGGTGCGGGCGGGGGCGGATACCAATCACGCCGTCGGTGCCGATGTCCTGAAGAAGCTCGGCAAGGACGGCTATATCGTCAACATCTCGCGCGGCTCGGTGATCGACCAGCCGGCTTTGATCGCGGCGCTGACCGACCAGACCATCGCCGGGGCGGGCCTCGACGTGTATGCGAAGGAGCCGCATGCGCCTGACGCGCTGACGGCGCTGCCCAACGTCGTGCTCTCGCCGCATATCGGCGGCCATACCCTGGAATCGCATGTGGCGATGCAGGACTGCGTGCTGGCCAATCTCGATGCGTTCTTCGCCGGCAAGCCGCTACCATACAAGGTGCCGCTCGGCTGA
- a CDS encoding sigma-70 family RNA polymerase sigma factor — MSSNRPHDDNPLAPHRGRLLGLAYRMLGSRSDAEDVVQDAYLRFAGAQDVHNTEAFLVTVVTRLCLDRLKSAKAQREIYVGPWLPEPVFDAEGLSADAATELADDLSFALLLALDRLSPMERAAFLLHDVFDTPFPEIAAMLDRTEAACRQLASRARRAVRDNRPAPARAPDNHARLLQAFGEAVTSGNVAQLAALLREDAVALTDGGGRRTAARNPIIGADKIARFFIGIAAKNAGHDMRIEPAMINGAFGALLYLDGELDNTMSMAIDGEKIAAIYIVRNPDKLRHLPAARMH; from the coding sequence ATGTCGTCAAACAGGCCGCATGATGACAACCCGCTGGCGCCCCATCGCGGGCGCCTGCTCGGACTCGCCTATCGCATGCTCGGCAGCCGTAGCGACGCGGAAGACGTGGTGCAGGATGCCTACCTCCGTTTTGCCGGGGCGCAGGACGTTCACAACACGGAAGCCTTTCTCGTCACCGTGGTGACCCGACTCTGTCTCGATCGCCTGAAGAGCGCGAAGGCGCAGCGGGAGATCTATGTCGGCCCGTGGCTCCCCGAGCCCGTGTTCGACGCGGAAGGCCTGTCAGCCGACGCCGCCACCGAACTGGCCGACGATCTCTCATTCGCCTTGTTGCTGGCGCTGGACCGGCTGTCGCCGATGGAACGCGCGGCCTTCCTGCTCCACGACGTCTTTGACACGCCGTTCCCCGAAATCGCCGCCATGCTCGACCGCACCGAGGCGGCTTGCCGGCAACTGGCCTCGAGGGCCCGCCGCGCAGTGCGCGACAATCGCCCGGCCCCGGCGCGCGCACCCGACAATCACGCCCGCCTGCTGCAGGCATTTGGCGAGGCGGTTACCAGCGGTAACGTTGCGCAGCTCGCCGCGCTGCTGCGAGAGGATGCCGTGGCGCTCACCGATGGCGGTGGCCGCAGGACGGCAGCGCGCAATCCGATCATCGGCGCCGACAAGATCGCGCGCTTCTTCATCGGTATTGCCGCCAAGAACGCCGGCCACGACATGCGCATCGAGCCTGCCATGATCAACGGAGCCTTCGGCGCCCTGCTCTACCTGGACGGCGAACTCGACAACACCATGAGCATGGCAATCGACGGCGAGAAAATCGCCGCGATCTATATCGTCCGAAATCCCGACAAGCTGCGCCATCTGCCGGCTGCCAGAATGCACTGA
- the rplJ gene encoding 50S ribosomal protein L10 — MERAAKKDAVGALNEVFKTTSVAVVAHYSGLTVAQMQKLRMQMKQAGASVKVSKNRLAKIALEGTDVVAIGSLLKGPTVIATSNDPVTAPKVAIEFAKANEKFVILGGSMGKTVLDVNGVKALASLPSLDELRGKLVGLLVAPATKIAQLSTAPAAKLARVVQAYASKSEAA; from the coding sequence GTGGAAAGAGCGGCAAAAAAGGACGCGGTTGGGGCGCTGAACGAGGTCTTCAAGACCACGAGCGTCGCAGTCGTCGCCCACTATTCCGGCCTCACCGTGGCCCAGATGCAAAAGCTGCGCATGCAGATGAAGCAGGCGGGCGCGTCGGTGAAGGTCTCGAAGAACCGTCTCGCCAAAATTGCTCTTGAAGGCACGGATGTCGTTGCCATCGGCTCCCTGCTGAAGGGACCGACCGTGATCGCGACTTCAAACGATCCGGTAACGGCGCCGAAGGTTGCCATCGAATTTGCCAAGGCGAACGAAAAGTTCGTCATCCTCGGCGGCTCGATGGGTAAAACCGTCCTGGATGTGAACGGTGTGAAGGCGCTTGCCTCGCTGCCGTCACTCGACGAACTGCGCGGAAAGCTTGTCGGCCTCCTGGTGGCGCCGGCGACCAAGATCGCTCAGCTCTCGACTGCGCCCGCGGCCAAGCTCGCGCGTGTCGTCCAGGCCTATGCCTCAAAGAGCGAAGCGGCCTGA
- the rplL gene encoding 50S ribosomal protein L7/L12, whose protein sequence is MADLQKIVDDLSSLTVLEAAELAKLLEEKWGVSAAAAVAVAGPAGGGAAAAPAEEKTEFTVVLAAAGDKKIEVIKEVRAITGLGLKEAKDLVEGAPKPVKEGVNKEEADKLKAQLEKAGAKVELK, encoded by the coding sequence ATGGCTGACCTACAGAAAATCGTCGACGACCTCTCGAGCCTGACCGTGCTCGAAGCTGCCGAACTCGCCAAGCTCCTCGAAGAAAAGTGGGGCGTGTCCGCCGCTGCCGCCGTGGCGGTTGCCGGTCCCGCGGGTGGTGGCGCTGCCGCTGCTCCGGCTGAAGAGAAGACCGAGTTCACGGTCGTTCTCGCTGCCGCCGGCGACAAGAAGATCGAAGTCATCAAGGAAGTCCGCGCCATCACCGGCCTGGGCCTCAAGGAAGCCAAGGACCTCGTCGAAGGCGCGCCCAAGCCGGTCAAGGAAGGCGTGAACAAGGAAGAGGCCGACAAGCTCAAGGCCCAGCTCGAAAAGGCTGGCGCGAAGGTGGAATTGAAGTAA